From the Sphingomonas brevis genome, the window ATGCCGCCTATAACGCGCTGTTCGCGGGTTGCAAGCGCCTAAGGCGCGCTTTTAGCACCAAATATGTGAATGCCCGGTTAGTGGGCGAATTGCTCCATGGCAATGCGCTCGTCGAGGGCATGTTCGGGGTCGAACAGCAGGGTCAGGGACCGCTCCCGGTCGAGCGTAATATCAACCGTGCAGACCTCGCGAACCTCGAATTGGTCGGCGACCGCCGCCACCGGCCTCTTGTCGGCTTCCAGCACTTTCAGCCTGATCGCGACATCATCGGGCAGGATCGCGCCCGACCAGCGTCTTGGCCGGAATGGGCTGATCGAGGTCAGTGCCAGCATCTTCGCCGCCAGCGGCAGGATTGGGCCATGGGCGGAAAGATTATAGGCGGTCGAGCCCGCCGGCGTTGCCACCAGCACGCCATCGGCGACAAGCTCCGGCATCACTACCCGCCCGTTGACGCTGATCTCGATCTTGGCCGACTGACGCGTTTCGCGCAGAAGCGACACTTCGTTGATCGCCGGATGGACCCAGGTGTCGCCCCGGATATTGGTCGCTTCCATTGTTAGCGGGGCGACGCGGATATGCTTGGCGGCCTGGATTCGCTCGAACAGCCGGTCCAACCGCCAATCGTTCATCAAGAAGCCGAAGGTCCCCCGGTTCATGCCGAACACCGGGCGTGCCTCGCCGTCCTCGAGCATGGCGTGCAGCGTCTGCAGCATGAAGCCGTCGCCGCCCAGCGCGACCAGTGTCTCCGCTTTGTCCGCATCGGCCCAGCGATATCGGCGGCGGAGCATTGTTTCGGCCGATTTGGCCGCTTCGCCGGGGGAGGCAACAAGCCCAATGCCATGCGCTGCGAGGTCGCGCTCGGGCGTAGCGGGTGAGGGGCGGGCGACGTTCACAGGGATCAAAATAGAGGATTGGCGGGAAAGTGCCACTGTCCCGAATGGGAACGTGCCCGACAGACACCTTGGTCGGCCTACGGGCCACGGGTAAGCCAGCCGAATGCGTAATTGGCTCAAATGGCCAGGGTTCGGGGGCAAGCGGGTGTCGGATCGCAAGATTTCGGCGCCCGCTTCGCCATTGCACGACCATGCGCTCGAACAGGCCATCCGCCGCGATCGCATCGAACTTCGCTTCCAGCCGCAGATCGAGCCGGCCAGCGGCCGAATCCTCGGCGTTGAGGCCCTGGCCCGCTGGAGCGGTGCCGAAAGTCCCGAGGAACTGTTCGCCCGTGCCGAAGCCGCCGGTCTCGCCGAGCGCCTCTCACGGGCGATCCAGCGTAAGGCGCTGCGTACCGCCGGCGCCTGGACCGGCCTGCTCGCCGAGCTGAGGTTGTCAATCAACCTCCTCCCGCGCGATCTCGACCGTCCGGGTTATGAGCAATGGCTGCTTGGCGAGATCGCCCAAGCCGGCCTCACGCCGGGACAAGTTACGGTCGAAATTGTCGAAAGCAGCCTGATGGCCGACAGCCTCGAAGTCGCTGGCAGGCTGTCTCGCTTGCGCGCCGCAGGCGTTCGCATCGCCATAGACGATTTCGGTACCGGCTACTCCAGCCTGGCTTATTTGACGTCGCTCCCAATCGACACGATCAAGATCGACCGCGGCCTGATCAACCACATCGTCGGCGGCACCCGCGACCGGATCGTCGTCAAGGCGATGATCCGTCTTGCCGAGGAGTTGAACCTCAAGGTGATCGTCGAGGGCGTCGAAAACATCGCCCAGCTCCACCTGCTGGAGGAATGGGGCTGCGACCTTTACCAGGGCTTTTTGGGCGCCCAGCCGCTCGACGAAGCGGAATTGACCCGCTTTGTCGCCGCGGCAGCCCGCACCGCGGCCGCTTAGGCCGGCTCCAGTTCCTTCTTCTCACTCACCGCTAGCACCCGCATCAGCCCGCGCGAAATTTGCAGCGCGCCCTGCAGCCGGGATTCGCCGGTCGGCCATTCGCGGCTGATTACCAGCTTGCTATCAGGTCTTAGTCTAGCCGCGCCCTTCAGTTTCGCGACATAATCGAGCAACCCGGGCAAATCGGGGAACCCAGATGGGGCGAAAGTGATCACCGCGCCCTTCGCACCAACGTCCAGCTTGGCGATCATCGCTTTTCTGCAATTGATCTTGGTTTCAACGATTTGCAGCAAGTTCTGAGTTTCCTCGGGCAGCTTGCCGAAACGGTCGATCAGCTCCGCCGCGAATGCCTCGACACCCTGCCGGTCCTCAAGCTCGCCTAGCCGGCGGTATAGGCCCATGCGAAGGTCAAGGTCGGGCACATAATGTTCCGGGATAAGGATCGGCGCCTCGACACTGATCTGAGGAGTGAATTCCTCGCGGCGCCGCTCCGTCGCGCCCGCTTTCTGCTCGAGGATCGCATCCTCCAGCATGGACTGATACAGCTCGAAGCCGACCTCCTTGATGTGTCCCGACTGCTCGTCGCCAAGCAAATTGCCTGCTCCGCGAATGTCCAGGTCGTGGCTGGCCAGCTGGAAGCCGGCACCCAAGCTGTCGAGATTGGCCAGCACCTGCAGCCTCTTGTCAGCGCCTTCGGTCAACGCCCGGTCAGGCGGCGTCGTCAAATAGGCATAAGCCCGGGTCTTCGCGCGGCCGACGCGGCCTCGCAGCTGGTAGAGCTGCGCCAGGCCAAATCGGTCGGCGCGATGGACAATCAGCGTATTGGCCGACGGGATATCGAGCCCGCTCTCGACGATGCTCGTCGACAGCAACACGTCATATTTCCGGTCGTAAAAGGCGCTGATCCGCTCCTCGACCTCGCCCGCGCCCATTTGCCCGTGGGCGGTGACCGCCTTCACTTCGGGGACCTCTTCGCGCAGCCATTCCTCCAGCTCGGGCAAATCGGCGATCCGCGGCGCGACCAGGAAGCTCTGGCCGCCGCGATAATGCTCGCGCAGCAGAGCCTCGCGCATCACCACGGCGTCCCAGGGTGCCACATAAGTCCTGACCGCCAGGCGGTCGACCGGAGGGGTCTGGATGACCGACAGTTCGCGCAGGCCCGACATCGCCATCTGCAAGGTCCGGGGGATCGGTGTCGCGGTCAGCGTGAGGACGTGCACATCTTCTTTCAACGCCTTGAGCTTTTCCTTGTGCGCGACCCCGAAATGCTGCTCCTCGTCGACAATCACCAGGCCAAGCTTCTTGAACCCGATCGATTTCGACAGCAGCGCGTGGGTGCCGATGACGATATCGACCTTGCCCTGCTCCAGCCTCTCCCTGGTCGTCTTGGCCTCGGCCGCCGGGACCAGCCGCGACAGACGCCCGATCTCAACCGGGAAGCCCTGGAAACGCTCGACGAAATTGCGGTAGTGCTGCCTTGCTAGCAGCGTGGTCGGGCAGATCAGCGCCACCTGGTAGCCGGCCATTGCTGCCACGAACGCCGCGCGCAGCGCCACTTCGGTCTTGCCGAAGCCGACGTCTCCGCAGACCAGCCGGTCCATCGGCCTACCGCTGCCCAGATCCTCCAGCACCTCGGCGATCGCCCGGTCCTGATCGTCGGTCTCTTCAAATGGGAAACGGTCGACGAATTCCGGCAAAGTCGCATCCGCCTCGGCCACCTGGCCCGGCCGCGTTGCCCGGATCGCCGCGGTCTTGATCAGCTCGCCCGCGATCTCGCGGATCCGCTCCTTCATCCGCGCCTTGCGCCGCTGCCACGCCTCGCCGCCCAGCCGGTCGAGATTGGCCCCGTCTCCTGCGCCGCCATAACGGGTCAGAACGTCGATATTTTCGACCGGGACGTAGAGCCGGTCGCCGCCGGCGTAGGAGAGGGCGACGCAATCGTGCGGCGCCTTGCCGACCATCACCGACGTCAGCCCCTCATAGCGGCCGATGCCATGCTCCATGTGCACGACCAGGTCGCCCGGCGTAAGTGCGGCCAGCTCGGCGAGGAAGGCATCGGCGCTCTTGCGCCGTTTCTTGCGCCGCACCAGCCGGTCGCCGAGCATGTCCTGCTCGGTAAGGACGGCGACGTCCGGTCCGGCAAATCCATGATCGAGCGGCAGGACGATCAGCGCCGCGTCGGTCCGGGCTCCCAACGCTTCCTGCCAGCTGCCGGCCAGCTTCAGGCCCTTAAGGCCATGGTCCTCGAGCAATCCGGCAAGTCGCTCCCGAGCTCCCACCGTATAGCTCGCAAGAACGACTTTCTTCTTGCCGTTCCGTAGTTTGACGACCTGTTTTGCGACCGCGTCATAGACATTGGCGCCTTGCGCGCGCTCCGGCCCAAAGTCGCGCGGACCATCGACCCCGAAGTCGATGACCTTGCCGCCCTCCGGTTGCTGGAAGGGGGTGACCTGGTGAATCGGCCGCTCCTCCACGGCCCCGCGCCATTCCTTGTTCGATAAATAGAGCGATGAGGGAGCGAGCGGGCGATAACTGCCCGGCTCGGCGATCATCGCCTTTTCGCGATTGGCGAAATAATCGTCGATTGCTTCGTGCCGCGCTTCCAGCGCCCCGTCGGCGTTCGAATCCCGGACGATGACGTCGTTGTCGCCGAGATGGTCGAACAGGGTTGCAAGCTTCTCCTCGAGCAGCGGCAGCCAATGTTCCATCCCCGCCAGCCGCCGCCCGTCGCTGATCGCTTGATAGAGCGGGTCGCCGGTGGCGTTGGCGCCGAATTGTTCGCGATAACGCGCCCGGAACCGCTTGACTGTCGCCTCGTCGAGCAATGCCTCACTCGCCGGCATCAAGGTGAAGGCTTCGGCATTTCCCGTACTGCGCTGGTCGGCGGGGTCAAACCGCCGCATCGTCTCAATTTCGTCGCCGAAGAAGTCGAGCCGAATCGCCTGTTCCTCGCCTGCCGGGAACAGGTCGACGATCGAGCCGCGCACCGCGAACTCCCCTTGGTCATGCACGGCATCGGTCCGCTGGTAGCCGTTGGCGACTAGCAGTTCGACCAGCCGGTCGCGCTCGATACGCTCGCCCTCTGCCAGTATCCGCGTCAGCTGGCGGATGCGGAATGGCGTAAGGATGCGCTGGGTGATCGCATTGGCTGTGGTCAGCAGCAGTTGCGGGCCCTTGCGCTTGCCCTGAAGCTTCTCCAGCGCAGCCAATCGCTCGGCCATCACTCGAAGGGCGGGGGATGCACGGTCGTAGGGCAGGCAGTCCCAGGCTGGAAAGCTCAGCACTTCTACCTCGGGTGCGAACACCGGCACAGTGTCCTGCAACGCACGCATCGCCGCTTCGTCGGCCGCGATGATCACCGCCCGGCCGCCATCGCCGGTCCCGTGCGCCGCCCGAGCGAGGTCCGACGCTAGCCAGGGCAGGAAGCCCGCCGGGACCCCGGCCAGTGTCAGCGGCCCCTCGGCCTTCAAAATGCGATTCAGCGGCTCGCTCATTTGGCTGTCCGGATGAAGTCGAGGCGCTTGAAGGCATCCATCATCGGCCCCTGGTAGCGTTCGGGCACATCCTGCGTCCCAATCGCCCAGGCCATGATGTCGACGTCCTGCTCGGTCAACAGTGCGGCGAACAGGGCGCGTTCGTGCGCGTCCCAGGATGCATGGTAGGCGTCGAAGAACCCGCCGATCATCATGTCGGCCTCGCGCGTCCCGCGATGCCAGGCGCGGTACTGCAGCGCCCGCATGACATCGTCCATGACCAGCATTCCTCCCAACGCAAATCGACCCGCGGCGGACTCGCAGCGGGTTCTCGACGGTCCATGTAGGCAGTTGGCCTCGCTCTCGCTAGTGTCGCGCCGATGCGTCCCGACTTGCTCAATCCACTATTCGCCGAAGTCGAGGCGTTGAAGGGCGTCGGGCCTGGAATCGCCAAATCTCTGGCCCGCCTCCACCTCACCCGCGCCATCGATCTCGCCTATCATTTGCCGACGGGGACGATCGACCGGGTTCGTGCACCGCATGCAAGCCAGGCGCTCTTGGGCCGGATCGTGGTGCTTGACGTCTTGCCTGAGCAAGTCCGCGCCGGTTCGGGGAAGGCGCCGCTGCGCATCTACGCCCGTGACGACAACGACAACATGATTACGCTGACGTTCTTCAATAATCCGGCCTGGGCCAAGAAACAGCTGCCGCTCAACGAGATGCGGACCGTGATCGGCAAGCTCGATCAGTGGGGGCAGGAGTGGCAGATCGTCCATCCGGAAGTTCTGGAGCCGGCCAAGGCGAGCGAGGTTGCGCTGCGCGAGCCGGTCTATGGCCTGACCGAGGGCATCTCCAACAAGCGCATGCGCGAGCTGGCGCTGACCGGGCTGGAGCGCGCGCCCGAGCTTCCAGAATGGATTGAGCCGTCGCAGCTGGTACACGATCATTGGCCGGCCTGGCGTAAGGCGCTGGCTGAAATTCACTCCGATCCTGCCGCAACAAATGCCCGCAAGCGCCTGTCATACGATGAGATTTTTGCCAACCAACTAGTGATGATGCTGCTTCGGCAGGTCGCTCGGCGCAAGAAGGGCGTTCCGCTCCAGGGCGATGGGCGGCTGACGGACAAATTGCAGCTGCCTTACCAGCTTACCAACGCCCAGCAGCGGGTCATCGGCGAGATCCGCGGCGACATGGCCCAGGACCGACCGATGCTGCGCTTGCTCCAGGGTGACGTTGGCTCGGGCAAGACGCTGGTGGCGCTGCTTGCGATGCTGGAAGCGGTAGAGGCCGGCGCCCAGGCGGCGATGCTCGCCCCGACCGAAATCCTCGCCCGCCAGCACCATGCTACCCTCCAGCGCCAGTGCGAGGCGATTGGCGTTCGCATCGCCATCCTTACTGGTCGCGAAAAAGGCCGGGCGCGTGACTCCGTGCTGATGGGCCTCGCGGACGGCTCGATCGACATTCTCGTCGGCACCCACGCCATCTTCCAGCAGCATGTCGGCTACAAGAAGCTCGGGTTGATCGTGATCGACGAGCAGCATCGCTTCGGCGTCTCGCAGCGGCTGTTGCTCAGCGAAAAGGCCGAGCATCCTCCACACCTGCTGGCAATGACGGCCACACCGATTCCGCGCACGCTGACCCTGACCCACTATGGCGAAATGGACGTAAGCCGGATCGACGAGATGCCGCCCGGCCGTACGCCGGTGGAGACATTGGTGATCAGCGACCAGAAGCTGACCGACGTGGTCGACGGGCTGGGCCGGCACTTGGCTTCCGGCGGCCAGGCCTATTGGGTCTGCCCTTTGGTGGAGGAGAGCGAGGCGATCGACGCCGCTGCAGCCGAAGAGCGCGCTCGGCTGCTCCGCTTTCGCTTCGGCGAGACCAAGGTGGGCCTGGTCCATGGCCGGATGAAGGGCGCGGAGAAGGATGACGTCATGGCGTCATTCACCAATGGCGAGCTCGGCGTGTTGGTCGCCACAACTGTGATCGAGGTTGGGGTCGATGTCCCCAACGCTTCCTTGATCATCGTCGAAGGGGCAGAGCGCTTCGGGCTCGCGCAGCTCCACCAGCTCCGTGGCCGGGTCGGGCGCGGGGCGGCGGCCAGCCGATGCATCCTGCTCCGCGGCCAAAATCTGACCGAAACCGGCAGGTCGCGCCTGGCCCTGATGCGCGAGACCAATGACGGTTTCCGCATTGCCGAGGAAGATCTGAAGCTGCGCGGGCCCGGCGAGATGCTCGGCACGCGCCAGTCGGGCGAGCAGCTGTTCAAGGTCGCTACTCCGGAGGACGTCGCCGAGCTGGCGCCAATCGCCCAGGGCGACGCCCGCCTGCTTCTCGATCGCGACGGTGGCCTGGCGTCGACCCGCGGCCAGGCCGCGCGACTGTGTCTCTATCTGTTTGAACGCGACGCGGCGGTGGAGCTGATTAGGGGCGGGTAGCGCCTAGAGGCCTGTCTGAGATCGGAGCGTAATAGCACGATCAATCAATCCTTCGATGGCTGGCGCTACGTTGCGAAGCGATATCCGCCGCATATAGCGGAGGGGTCCCATCTCTACGAACAGCTTTCCGAAAACTTCGTCGGCAAAGCTGCTAGAAATCACAAACACATTGGCAAAATCCACTTCAAGGCGCAGTCCATCATCATCTCGCAGCAGATTTGAGATGTACCTTCGTGCTTCAATTCCTGATTGGCGACTCCCGAAGGTTTGACACAGGTCTTTTGCCTCAACTCTTAGAACGCCCCCTGCCTGCTCGTGTTTGCGTTCGATGTAGTCATAGGCCGGCGAGTGCTCACGCCCCCCAATTGTTAGTGCATGTTCAATAAGCTGTGGATTTGCACAGTCGATTTGGCAAACAACGTATGTGCCCTTGTATGGAATACTTTCGTCACGGATATGCATCTCGCCCGCCTTTGTTACATACAGATTGGCGTGCGCCGAGTTCAGGGCAAAAATACCAGATGAGGCCAGTGCTAGTTGGTAAGTGCCGTAGAGTCCGTTTCCCTGATTTGTCGATTTGTTTCGCGTAACGCCCTCTTGGATCGCTCGCTCAACGGCCTCGCATTCGTCCAGAATTCCAAGGCTACGCGCAACTCCGATTCCGGCATCTGCAACCGTAAATTCGAGAATGTCGTGATGTGACAACTTGTGGCAGATCAGAAACCCGCCCACGTGGGACTGTGAATGCGTAAGGACGTTATCGGTGATTTCATTAACGGCCCACTCTAGTGCAGCAATATTGGCCCGGCTAAGATCTGTTTTTCGGAGCGCCGATTTGATGACCTTGTCAACCGCCACCTCGCGCTCATCTTGATCCAGATACTGTAGGACAGATGGATCTGACGAGTTGAGCCGAGGCTTCGCGAACTTCCGGTGCTCAACATAATGCGGCAGACCCAACTTGATGAGCCTTGTGCTGAGTTGTTGTTGTCGCGGTGCCCAATACTCAAACTCCACCTTTCTATCTCGGACAAGCCACCGGAGGTGAGCTGAGAGGGGCGGAATGACCGAATGTGTAATGGACGTTAGGCTCGAAAAATCTAGAGTAACGTCCGGATATCCCGCCTTGGAAACAAGTTGGTGTAGTGCCGAGATAAGGCGCGGCAATGAGTTGAGTCTCAAATCGCCAAAAATCTGAATTCTGTTTTGTTGGTGTCTAACCTCAAAAAACAAGTTTGAATTCGTCATTGGATTTCACTGCCTGGGCAAAAGCACGCCGTGAGATTTGCGCCCCGCCGACACGCGGACGGGTTCAGTTAAGATGATGACGTATTTCTCGTCCAATATCTTCTCACCGTTTACTCGAGCACCTCCTTGTCGAATTAGCCGCCGCGCTTCTCCCTTCGATACACACAGCTCCAAGGATGCCAAGGCATCGACAAGACCAATTGATCCGCCGTCGACTGTATAAGTTGGAAGGCTTGCACTTATTCCTCCCTCAGAAAACACCTCTTGTGCCGACTTGGCTGCTGCTTCTGCCGCCTTCCGGCCATGCAACAGCGCCGTCGCCTCAGTCGCCAGGATTTCCTTTACCTCATTGAGCTCTTGCCCTTGGCGCTTATCGAGTTCCGCAATCTGATCGAGAGGTAAATCTGTAAAGAGCTTGAGGAATTTTCCGACATCACCATCTGCAGTATCCCGCCAGAATTGCCAATAATCGTAAGCGGATAGTTGGTCGGCATTGAGCCAAACGGCACCGCTGGCGGTCTTGCCCATCTTGGCGCCGTCAGCGGTGGTGATGAGCGGTGTTGTGACGCCGAACAGCTCGGTGCCGTCCATGCGGCGGGCAAGGTCGACGCCGTTGACGATATTGCCCCACTGGTCCGACCCGCCGAGCTGCAGGCGGCAGGCATGCCGCAGCGCAAGCTCGCGGAAGTCATAGGCCTGGAGGATCATGTAATTGAACTCCAGGAACGTCAGCGGCTGCTCCCGGTCGAGCCTGAGCTTAACCGAATCGAAGGTCAGCATGCGGTTGACCGTAAAATGCGGGCCGACGGTGCGCAGCAGGTCGATGTAGGCGAGCTTGCCTAGCCAATCGTCATTGTCGACCATGATCGCATCGGTCGGACCGTCACCGAAGGTCAAGAAATGTTCGAAGACCTTGCGGATCGACGCGATGTTGGCCTGAATATCCTCGTGACTCAACAGCTTGCGGCTTTCGTCCTTGCCGCTGGGATCGCCGATCTTGGTCGTCCCTCCGCCCATCAACACGATCGGCTTGTGCCCGGCCTGCTGCATTCGCCTGAGCATCATGATCTGCACCAGGCTGCCGACATGCAGGCTCGGCGCCGTTGCGTCGAAGCCGATATAGCCGGTTACAACCTCGCGTGACGCCAATGCGTCGAGCCCGGCGCTATCCGTAGCCTGGTGGATATAGCCGCGCTCGTCGAGCAGGCGGAGCAGGGAGGATTTGAATTCGCTCATCGAAATGCTCGCTTAGCTACGCAATTCAACTTCGTCATCCCCGCGCAAGCGGGGACCCAGTGAAAAGCAAAAACTAGGTTCCATGACCAAAACCAGCACTTTCTGGGGGAAAGTGCGTTTTGGTCATTTCGCGGGAATGACGTTAGGGTTTGTCCGTGCCCAGCCTTTACCGCCATCCCGATGCCCCTGCCGGCGCGATCCAGTCGATCGACGCGGAGCTTGAGCGCATGAGCGACGGCGCAGTCGCCATCTTCCTGGTTCGCGGTGACCTTGCGAAACTGGTCATTCCGCCACCCGCCTTGCCCGGACGGGCCGACAACCTCTGGCGCACGACCTGCTTCGAACTATTCGTGTCTGGCGAGGCCCAGGCCTACCGCGAATTCAACTTTTCGCCGTCGGGTCAGTGGGCGGCTTATGGTTTCGCCGGCTATCGTTCGGGCATGGCCAATGCAGATGCATCGGTCGAAACCGAATTATTTCATGAAAATAATCAGTTGCAGTTCAGTGCTGAGATCAGAACCATATTTCCCAACCCCGCGCATGTCGGCCTCACGGCGGTGATTGAAGACGTCGGCGGCACCATCAGCTACTGGTCAACCGCCTTCGCTCCGGGCAAGCCCGATTTTCACGCCGCGGCGGTGCGGTCCCTGCTTTTGGATGGAGTAAGCGCGGAATGATGTTGGGCGTTGAACGGCTTCTGGTCGACCCGGAACTGCGCAAGCCGATAGAGGGCAAGCGCGTCGCGCTGGTCGCGCACCCGGCGTCGGTCACCTATCACCTAACTCACAGCCTCGATGCGCTAGCCGAAGCGGGGATCCGCCTCACGGCCGCCTTTGGTCCGCAGCATGGCCTTCGCGGCGACAAGCAGGACAATATGGTCGAAAGCCCGGATTTCATCGATCCGGTCCACGAAATCCCGGTCTTCAGCCTCTACGGCGAAGTTCGCCGTCCGACCGGCCAGTCAATGTCTACCTTTGATGTCGTGCTGATCGACCTGCAGGACGTCGGTTGCCGCATCTACACCTTCATCACCACCTTGCTCTACATGCTCGAAGCCGCGGCCGAGCATGGCAAGGCGGTTTGGGTGCTCGACCGGCCCAACCCCGCCGGCAGGCCGGTCGAGGGGCTGACGCTTCGGCCCGGCTGGGAAAGCTTCGTTGGCGCCGGTCCGATCCCGATGCGCCATGGCCTTACGCTAGGTGAGCTCGGCCGCTGGTTCGTCGACCATTTCAAGCTCGACGTCGACTATCGCGTGATCGAGATGGAGGGTTATCGCCCCGGCGAGGGACCGGGCTTCGGCTGGCCGACCGACCGCATCTGGGTGAACCCGTCCCCCAATGCCGCCAACCTCAACATGGCGCGATGCTATGCCGGGACGGTCATGCTCGAAGGTGCGACATTGAGCGAGGGCAGGGGCACCACTCGCCCTCTCGAACTTTTCGGCGCACCCGACATCGACGCTCGGGCAGTCATCAAGGTCATGCGCGACACCGCGCCGCAATGGCTCGAAGGCTGCATCCTGCGCGATATCTCGTTCGAGCCAACCTTTCACAAGCATGTCGGCCAGCTCTGCAGCGGCGTGCATATCCACGCCGAGGGTGATCTATACGATCACCAGGCGTTCAAGCCGTGGCGGCTGCAATCGCTGGCCTTCAAGGCGATCCGCAAGCTTTTCCCGGATTATGAGATCTGGCGCGGCAAAGACTTCGCCTACGAATATACTAACGATGTCCTGGCCATCGACGTCATCAACGGCTCGCCGCTGCTCCGCGAATGGGTCGAAGATCCAAACGCCGAGCCCGGCGACCTTGATGCGATCACTGTGCCCGACGAGCAGGCGTGGGCTGAGGAGCGCCGATCCTATCTGCTTTATTAGCGCTTGCGGCTTAGCTCGCGCATCGCATCGTCGAGACCGTCCAGCGTAAGCGAATACATCCGCTCATCCATCAGCCGCTTCAAAATCGCGGTCGAGGCCGAGTGGCCCCAATAGGCTTCCGGCGTCGGGTTGATCCACGCCGCACTTGGATAGGCATCGGTCAGCCGCTTAAGCCAAACCGCGCCTGCTTCATCGTTCATATGCTCGATCGACCCGCCCGCATGGGTGATCTCATAGGGGCTCATCGACGCATCGCCGACGATCACCAGCTTATGATCCCGGCCGAATTTGTGGATGACGTCATGCGTCGGCGTCTTTTCGACATGTCGGCGGCGGTTATCCTTCCACACGCCCTCGTAGACGCAATTGTGGAAGTAGAAATGCTCGAGGTGCTTGAACTCGCTCTTGCATGCCGAGAACAGCTCCTCGGCAATCCTCACATGCCCGTCCATCGACCCGCCGATGTCCAGGAACAGCAGAACCTTGACCGCATTGTGCCGCTCGGGCCGCATATGGACATCTAGCCACCCGCGGCGCGCCGTGCCGTCGATCGTCCCGTCGAGGTCAAGTTCCTCGGCTGCGCCTTCCCGGGCGAAACGCCGCAAGCGCCGCAAAGCCACCTTGATGTTGCGCGTGCCAAGATCCTGGGTGCCGTCCAGGTCCCTGAACTCGCGCTTTTCCCACACCTTGATCGCCCGGCCGTGCCGCCCCGGTCCGCCGATC encodes:
- the tyrS gene encoding tyrosine--tRNA ligase — encoded protein: MSEFKSSLLRLLDERGYIHQATDSAGLDALASREVVTGYIGFDATAPSLHVGSLVQIMMLRRMQQAGHKPIVLMGGGTTKIGDPSGKDESRKLLSHEDIQANIASIRKVFEHFLTFGDGPTDAIMVDNDDWLGKLAYIDLLRTVGPHFTVNRMLTFDSVKLRLDREQPLTFLEFNYMILQAYDFRELALRHACRLQLGGSDQWGNIVNGVDLARRMDGTELFGVTTPLITTADGAKMGKTASGAVWLNADQLSAYDYWQFWRDTADGDVGKFLKLFTDLPLDQIAELDKRQGQELNEVKEILATEATALLHGRKAAEAAAKSAQEVFSEGGISASLPTYTVDGGSIGLVDALASLELCVSKGEARRLIRQGGARVNGEKILDEKYVIILTEPVRVSAGRKSHGVLLPRQ
- a CDS encoding DOMON-like domain-containing protein; translation: MPSLYRHPDAPAGAIQSIDAELERMSDGAVAIFLVRGDLAKLVIPPPALPGRADNLWRTTCFELFVSGEAQAYREFNFSPSGQWAAYGFAGYRSGMANADASVETELFHENNQLQFSAEIRTIFPNPAHVGLTAVIEDVGGTISYWSTAFAPGKPDFHAAAVRSLLLDGVSAE
- a CDS encoding exo-beta-N-acetylmuramidase NamZ family protein, which gives rise to MMLGVERLLVDPELRKPIEGKRVALVAHPASVTYHLTHSLDALAEAGIRLTAAFGPQHGLRGDKQDNMVESPDFIDPVHEIPVFSLYGEVRRPTGQSMSTFDVVLIDLQDVGCRIYTFITTLLYMLEAAAEHGKAVWVLDRPNPAGRPVEGLTLRPGWESFVGAGPIPMRHGLTLGELGRWFVDHFKLDVDYRVIEMEGYRPGEGPGFGWPTDRIWVNPSPNAANLNMARCYAGTVMLEGATLSEGRGTTRPLELFGAPDIDARAVIKVMRDTAPQWLEGCILRDISFEPTFHKHVGQLCSGVHIHAEGDLYDHQAFKPWRLQSLAFKAIRKLFPDYEIWRGKDFAYEYTNDVLAIDVINGSPLLREWVEDPNAEPGDLDAITVPDEQAWAEERRSYLLY
- a CDS encoding vWA domain-containing protein; amino-acid sequence: MFIGFVEALRKGGIPASLKEHLLLLEAMDAEVISADPEQFYYLARATFVHDESQLDRFDRVFAEVFKGLIATGAEGIVAEIPEEWLKLIAEAYLTPEQMEAIKSLGSWEEIMQVLKDRLAEQQGRHQGGSKWIGTGGTSPFGHGGYNPEGVRIGGPGRHGRAIKVWEKREFRDLDGTQDLGTRNIKVALRRLRRFAREGAAEELDLDGTIDGTARRGWLDVHMRPERHNAVKVLLFLDIGGSMDGHVRIAEELFSACKSEFKHLEHFYFHNCVYEGVWKDNRRRHVEKTPTHDVIHKFGRDHKLVIVGDASMSPYEITHAGGSIEHMNDEAGAVWLKRLTDAYPSAAWINPTPEAYWGHSASTAILKRLMDERMYSLTLDGLDDAMRELSRKR